The Helicoverpa armigera isolate CAAS_96S chromosome 5, ASM3070526v1, whole genome shotgun sequence sequence TTGTATATGTTCACCTCACTGAACAGATGGTTCACAAGGTACAGGAGGCTCACTGTTGAATGTTCAAACAGTGTGAATAGCTTGAAGATTAGTGTGCCATCTGAAACAGTTATACAATCATATAATAAGCGATAATAACAGATGACTCATTATTTAGTCTAGTCCCTAATTTATAAGGAAATACTGCACCTGTGCTGAGAGCTTGCAGTGCAGTGATTATCTCACAGTAATGCAGAGGTGAGGTCACTTCTTCCTGTGCATCAGGCTTCTGAAGGCAGTCTATGGAGCCATCTGCTGTCACCAGTAGCACCTACAACAATCACTACTAAGATTATAAAGTCTTAAAGATACATCTTATGTAACATACCATTTCATATGATGCTACCTTCCCCAAAGATTTGGCCTTCCTGATGATAGCTTGAGAGTTCTCCCAGTCCATAAGGTTCCCGGTGTTGTCAACCCCAAAGTCCCAGTTGTTCAGCGTGTGGAACATGAACCGATCATCACTGATCATGTTAGAGGGAGAGTTGCCCTCATAATATGGGTTCAGTGTATTGGCCACCCATTTCCACTGAAAAGGCAATATAAAGGTATAATATATCATTATTTCATAAAACTGCTTTGTGATGTCATACATTCTTagtaaatttaattaatgtaattgacATTTGTTCATGTATACTCATGGTAATGAAGTGTAAACAGATGGTATTTCAAAGGTACTAGTAATTATGTTTGAACATGCAAGCTGGTCAATAAGACAATGACAGAAACACCTTGTTGATACCAAAAAAACTGTCAATCTGTGATTTCATATCACAGTTGTTAGCATttgactggcttctgactttgAGGCACTCACATCTATGTTCTGATGGTTTAGCTTGAGGTAATGGTTCAAGGAGGTGATGAATGCCCCCGGGGCTTCGCACAGGTGCAGGGACACCATCTTTCTCTCCAGCGTCGCCTCCGCGGGTATAATCCGGTAGGTGCACGCACACTCGTAAAACTTGGTCCAAGCTTGAGTTAAAAACTCTGGATTGATCAGGCATCGTAGCCTCCAGCAGACCTCGCCGGCGGGGTTCCTGCGCCGTGTGTGGCTACTCCACTCTTCAATATTAAAGTCATTCAACTGACTCTTGTGAAAATTTAATcgatttttcaaaatctctAATTGCTTCACTTTCCATGGTGGCGTAGAAAACCACGACTCCTTTTCAGGCAATTTCCAATCGTTGTGGAAACGAAACTGGAATTTCTTATTGAACAAGTTGTTTAATTCATCTTGAAAATCATCATTACTGAAAAATCTTTGAGGACACATGTAGCTATcgtttttaaacatttcttcTATTGAAATTACTTGAGCGAGAAGATATATTATGTTACAAATTTTATAAACTCCAACTAAAGGAAGAATTTTCAAGGTATAAGTTTAATGTAGTTTAGttcatttttattacctactacgtttcatttgtatttattttcccaaaacaaaatacgCAAAAATACACAACCAACTTGACGGAAAACTGACAGGAATGATAGACATAGACATTTGAAGTTTGAACTGCCAAAGAGTCAAAACCATTGGGTTCGCATTTATTACAGAGTAAAAAAAGCTAAGTCAGTCTGTTAACGTCACAACCAACCTCAGCCAACTGCTTTCCTCGAGTTCTGTTTTATCTGTCGACAGAATATAATCTGTGTAAGTacatgaaagaaaaaatgaGGTGAATGaacttttttagttttcttttgtgtTCCCGTGAGatgattatttgtattttattattggtttgtgattttaattttggaCATGGAGAGACAAAGTAATAGACTAACTTGAGACTGTTTATTCCAGACTGCTTGTATTTTCGACTTGATTGACGACCTCTAGTACTGATCTAATTTACCGTTAGACTGTGATCATGAACAATTGGAACCAAAGCATGCGAAATGACGACCGCAATGACGATAAACCTCCTTACTCGAGGATATTCGTAGTGTGCAGTAAGCAGTTAAGGGTGGAAGACTTGAGACCGGCCTTCGCCGTGTTCGGGCTCATTGAAGATATTCACATGCCCAGGGACCGTAACACTGGGGAGTCTAAGGGCATAGCATACATTAAATATAGTAAGACTTCCTCCGCCGCCACTGCCATTAAGGAGATGCACTTAAAAACCATCCAGAACAGTAACAAACCCATCCGAGTAATGGTAGCTACAAACAAAAATGACAGCCACAACACTAACGAGGAGAAGTACAAGCGGCTCTTTATTAAAGTGCATAAAGAAGTTACTGAGAGTGAATTAAGACAACACTTCTCAGAATTTGGGCATGTGGACACAATCCACCTGCAGCGGGACAAACTCACTGATGAGTGCAGGGGATTTGCTTATGTTAATTATACTACATTTCTTGATGCAGCCCGAGCATTTGAAGAATGTGATaggaaatataaaccaatatttGCAACACCCAAGGAAGAATTGAAAAGGAGTAGAAATAGTTTAGAGAATTTCACTGAAAGTTTTCATTCTAGCAACTCAAGTATTATTAAAGATAATTATAATGACCACTATGGTCAGTCAAGAGGAGAAATGCACAAGAGAGATAGTATGACTTCACTTATCAAAGCCAAACCCCATGACTATGACACTGTCTGTGTGACTTGCAGCCCACAAGTACCACAGAAGTATATTGATAGACTATTTAACATCATACCAGGAAtgatttcatgtaaatattcaGCAGATTCATTTAATGGCTATTGTAAGGCAATCATAacatatgatgatgaaaaatctGCATTTCATGCTGTTGAGAGACTAAACAATTTTGAATTTCCTTCTGGAGAAATTATATCTGTAAAACCTGAAAATAATCCACTTTCCAAGGCAGCCAGTAACCTTTCTAACAttgtaaacagttttaaaaatgCCATAGATACAGCTAATCCTGACTTGGTACAGCTTGCAGAGGCAATCGCCCAAGCTTCGACTTTGATAAAAGCTGCTACATCAGGGCCTGGTATGAGAGAGACAAAATCAGAAGGACATTCAACAGATTTCTGCAGTGTTCACCTGCCTCCTCCACAACCACTAGCTAGCAGTAACAGCCGTGTGGCCCAGAGATGTTTCTTGGTCTTCAAGCCTCACCCCCCACCGGTGGCAATATTGAAAGATGCATTTTGCCGTTTTGGAGATCTTATTGACGTGTCTACATTCC is a genomic window containing:
- the LOC110374673 gene encoding RNA-binding protein 45; protein product: MNNWNQSMRNDDRNDDKPPYSRIFVVCSKQLRVEDLRPAFAVFGLIEDIHMPRDRNTGESKGIAYIKYSKTSSAATAIKEMHLKTIQNSNKPIRVMVATNKNDSHNTNEEKYKRLFIKVHKEVTESELRQHFSEFGHVDTIHLQRDKLTDECRGFAYVNYTTFLDAARAFEECDRKYKPIFATPKEELKRSRNSLENFTESFHSSNSSIIKDNYNDHYGQSRGEMHKRDSMTSLIKAKPHDYDTVCVTCSPQVPQKYIDRLFNIIPGMISCKYSADSFNGYCKAIITYDDEKSAFHAVERLNNFEFPSGEIISVKPENNPLSKAASNLSNIVNSFKNAIDTANPDLVQLAEAIAQASTLIKAATSGPGMRETKSEGHSTDFCSVHLPPPQPLASSNSRVAQRCFLVFKPHPPPVAILKDAFCRFGDLIDVSTFPNKTFGFAKYASIRAAQEAIKTLHGATLCDIKLKVLEADERPSKDDKINPDDESSVDHNTDRKRIKLHDGDSSMS